A DNA window from Micromonospora inyonensis contains the following coding sequences:
- a CDS encoding TauD/TfdA family dioxygenase, with protein sequence MTVIGEVRHPADWRGDQMTRDRGWRLILTEAHRAELLAAVDTVATAGVPLGEVSPRVFPLPTLGPPLAGLAAEVTEGRGFALVTGAPVTGLTEHRCEILALGVASHVGTVVPQGPQRVPVLHVRDEGADPAHPTTRSYQHRQRLGFHADPTDVVALLCVRPARSGGLSTIVSSVAVHNEIVRTRPDLADLLYQPWWHDRRTGDGPESFHQQPIYQRDDAGGLVASYGPDYIRSAQRGAHVPPLRPAQVEAMAVLDQLTNDPRLTLTMDLRPGDMQFLNNRVVLHSRTAYEDHPDPALRRDLIRLWLSTGRAGRIAV encoded by the coding sequence ATGACGGTGATTGGCGAGGTACGCCATCCGGCGGACTGGCGTGGCGACCAGATGACCCGCGACCGCGGATGGCGGCTGATCCTGACCGAGGCGCACCGTGCCGAACTTCTCGCCGCGGTCGACACCGTGGCGACGGCCGGCGTACCCCTCGGTGAGGTCTCCCCCCGGGTCTTCCCACTACCGACGCTCGGGCCCCCGCTGGCGGGGCTGGCCGCCGAGGTGACCGAGGGTCGCGGCTTCGCCCTGGTCACCGGGGCGCCGGTCACCGGCCTGACCGAGCACCGGTGCGAGATCCTGGCGCTGGGTGTCGCCAGCCACGTCGGCACCGTCGTGCCCCAGGGACCGCAGCGGGTGCCCGTGCTGCACGTACGCGACGAGGGCGCCGACCCGGCCCACCCGACGACCCGCAGCTACCAACACCGCCAGCGGCTCGGCTTCCACGCCGACCCGACCGACGTCGTGGCGCTGCTCTGCGTCCGGCCTGCGCGCTCCGGCGGGCTCAGCACCATCGTCAGCTCGGTGGCCGTACACAACGAGATCGTGCGTACCCGTCCAGACCTGGCGGACCTGCTCTACCAGCCGTGGTGGCACGACCGCCGCACCGGCGACGGCCCGGAGAGCTTCCACCAGCAGCCGATCTACCAGCGGGACGACGCGGGCGGGCTGGTCGCCAGCTACGGTCCGGACTACATCCGGTCCGCCCAGCGTGGCGCGCACGTACCGCCGCTGAGGCCGGCCCAGGTCGAGGCGATGGCGGTGCTCGACCAGCTCACCAACGACCCCCGCCTCACGCTCACCATGGACCTGCGCCCCGGTGACATGCAGTTCCTCAACAACCGGGTGGTGCTGCACAGCCGCACCGCGTACGAGGACCACCCCGATCCCGCACTGCGGCGGGACCTGATCCGGCTCTGGCTGAGCACGGGCCGGGCCGGCAGGATCGCGGTATGA
- a CDS encoding DUF3311 domain-containing protein — protein sequence MAATDPEPPATTRPSTTARSRAKDHSPWNWLLFVPIVVPLIPVLFNGDSPRILGFPRFYWLQLTYILLGVATTTLVYQMTRKRGGR from the coding sequence ATGGCCGCGACCGACCCGGAGCCGCCGGCCACGACCCGGCCGTCGACCACGGCACGTTCCCGGGCGAAGGACCACAGTCCCTGGAACTGGTTGCTCTTCGTCCCGATCGTGGTACCGCTGATCCCCGTGCTGTTCAACGGCGACTCGCCCCGGATCCTCGGGTTCCCGCGCTTCTACTGGCTCCAGCTCACGTACATCCTGCTCGGTGTCGCCACCACCACGCTGGTCTACCAGATGACCAGGAAGCGGGGTGGCCGGTGA
- a CDS encoding roadblock/LC7 domain-containing protein: protein MSALVPGETALPRRVRQAGTLPPPERHLPSLAGNRSLPYAAIDTELAELRLQVPGVTGCVLGGVDGLLITHTMPDGSSPDDLAALAASTFGLGRQVGLSLGQGPFRQSTVRNATGYLSVYAVNGQALLAVVGEDTVNVARLHLHAPGVAERLADLLTGA from the coding sequence GTGAGCGCCCTCGTCCCGGGTGAGACGGCCCTGCCCCGGCGGGTCCGGCAGGCCGGCACCCTGCCGCCGCCGGAACGTCACCTCCCGTCGCTGGCCGGAAACCGGTCCCTGCCGTACGCGGCGATCGACACCGAGCTGGCCGAGCTGCGGCTCCAGGTCCCGGGCGTGACCGGTTGCGTCCTGGGTGGGGTCGACGGCCTGCTCATCACCCACACCATGCCCGACGGGTCGAGCCCCGACGACCTGGCCGCGCTCGCCGCCAGCACCTTCGGCCTCGGCCGGCAGGTCGGCCTCAGCCTCGGGCAGGGTCCGTTCCGGCAGTCCACCGTCCGCAACGCCACCGGCTACCTGAGCGTCTACGCGGTGAACGGCCAGGCGCTGCTCGCCGTGGTCGGCGAGGACACGGTCAACGTGGCCCGGCTGCACCTGCACGCCCCCGGCGTGGCCGAGCGCCTCGCCGACCTGCTGACCGGCGCCTGA
- a CDS encoding Nif3-like dinuclear metal center hexameric protein produces MSTSGSPPPTVADVVALLERRYPPAWAEQWDRVGLVLGEPDAVVRRVACVVDVVPETVAEALAVGVDLIVAHHPLLLRGVSSVAPTTYKGRIVHQLIRADVALYVAHTNADVANPGVSDALAARLGLTGLRPLHPPAPGSPAHGGGRGIGRIGDLPRPMALAELTRHAATVLPPTTWGVRAAGNPARVIRTVAVSGGAGDGFLADATAAGVDAFLTADLRHHPAGEHLAEGGPALLDAAHWATERPWLDDLAAHLRAALDVETYVSDLDTDPWSVHAASPAPPTGAAPEATPQENHTPVPGATATTRGRTAPDQDDLHPAVDDKEPRP; encoded by the coding sequence GTGAGCACAAGCGGATCCCCACCACCGACGGTCGCCGACGTGGTGGCCCTGCTGGAACGGCGCTACCCGCCGGCCTGGGCCGAGCAGTGGGACCGGGTGGGGCTGGTGCTCGGTGAGCCCGACGCCGTCGTCCGCCGGGTCGCCTGCGTGGTCGACGTGGTCCCGGAGACGGTCGCCGAGGCGCTCGCCGTCGGGGTGGACCTGATCGTCGCGCACCACCCGCTGCTGCTGCGCGGGGTGTCCTCGGTCGCACCGACGACGTACAAGGGCCGGATCGTGCACCAGCTGATCCGCGCCGACGTGGCGCTCTACGTGGCGCACACCAACGCCGACGTGGCGAACCCCGGGGTCTCCGACGCGCTCGCCGCCCGGCTCGGCCTGACCGGGCTCCGCCCGCTGCATCCGCCCGCCCCGGGCAGCCCGGCGCACGGCGGGGGACGCGGCATCGGCCGGATCGGCGATCTGCCCCGTCCGATGGCGCTCGCCGAACTGACCCGGCACGCCGCCACCGTGCTGCCGCCGACGACCTGGGGGGTGCGCGCCGCCGGGAACCCGGCCCGCGTGATCCGCACCGTCGCGGTCAGCGGCGGCGCGGGCGACGGGTTCCTCGCCGACGCGACCGCCGCCGGGGTGGACGCGTTCCTCACCGCCGACCTGCGCCACCACCCGGCCGGGGAACACCTGGCCGAGGGCGGCCCGGCGCTGCTGGACGCCGCGCACTGGGCCACCGAGCGTCCCTGGCTGGACGACCTGGCCGCGCACCTGCGGGCGGCGCTGGACGTCGAGACGTACGTGTCCGACCTGGACACCGACCCGTGGAGCGTGCACGCCGCGAGCCCGGCCCCGCCCACCGGGGCGGCGCCGGAGGCCACGCCGCAGGAGAACCACACCCCCGTCCCGGGCGCCACCGCGACCACCCGGGGCCGTACCGCACCCGACCAGGACGACCTCCACCCCGCCGTGGACGACAAGGAGCCCCGACCGTGA
- a CDS encoding GNAT family N-acetyltransferase, producing MRTIASDRLLLRPWRDEDADFLLDLESCWEVVRFLGARPTIMKDREDALASIARRRAIDDPIHGIWAITTAADGRLVGNLLLKPVPLSAGEPAGGPTDVEVGWHLHPDAWGHGYATEAAAAVLDDAFSRGLTRAIAVTHPHNRASQAVCRRLGMTHFGRTTRYYDTPNELFEKLAG from the coding sequence ATGCGCACCATCGCGAGCGACCGACTCCTGTTGCGCCCCTGGCGCGATGAGGACGCCGACTTCCTTCTGGATCTCGAGTCGTGCTGGGAGGTCGTGCGATTCTTGGGCGCGCGGCCCACGATCATGAAAGACCGCGAGGATGCTCTCGCCTCGATCGCACGCCGACGCGCCATCGACGATCCGATCCACGGGATCTGGGCCATCACCACGGCGGCGGACGGCCGGCTGGTGGGAAACCTTCTGCTCAAGCCGGTTCCCCTGTCGGCCGGGGAGCCGGCCGGCGGGCCGACCGATGTCGAGGTCGGCTGGCACCTGCATCCGGACGCATGGGGGCACGGCTACGCCACCGAGGCAGCGGCGGCGGTCCTGGACGACGCGTTCAGCCGGGGTCTGACGAGGGCCATCGCGGTCACGCACCCGCACAACCGTGCCTCCCAGGCCGTCTGCCGGCGGCTCGGCATGACGCACTTCGGCCGGACGACGAGGTACTACGACACGCCGAACGAGCTCTTCGAGAAGCTGGCCGGCTGA
- the mctP gene encoding monocarboxylate uptake permease MctP, translating into MWRDHLTEIIVFSLLFLLVSAMGFVAARWRAPKDMAHLDEWGLGGRSFGGWITWFLVGGDLYTAYTFVAVPALIFGAGAAGFFAVPYTIVIYPMVFLVLVRLWSVSHRHGFVTPADFVRKRFDSPVLALLVAITGIVATMPYIALQLVGIEAVLKTMGVSGESALARHLPIIVAFAILAAYTYQSGLRAPALIAFVKDTLIYVVILVAVLYLPYKLGGWGEIFDAADAKFAASENPNDGILLNANNQLQYVTLAFGSALALFLYPHSITGVLASRNRNVIKRNMSALPAYSLLLGLIALLGYMAIAAGVKPLPGAKEGTVDSNTVVPVLFDQAFPDWFAGVAYAAIGIGALVPAAIMSIAAANLFTRNIYKEYLKRDASPAQEAHVSKITSLVVKVGAVACIVFLDPQFSIDLQLIGGVIILQTLPAVALGLYTRWFHRGALIAGWAVGMGLGMWMLYQIPNAATGRKHFGGSAFPLAEFGFDTKKTIYVGMVAVLANLLVAALGTLLLRAAKVAEGTDGTTPDDYFADEGDPRVSPGPNADADAAPEPVA; encoded by the coding sequence ATGTGGCGTGACCACCTCACCGAGATCATCGTCTTCTCGCTGCTGTTCCTGCTGGTCAGCGCGATGGGCTTCGTCGCGGCCCGGTGGCGGGCACCGAAGGACATGGCCCACCTGGACGAGTGGGGGCTGGGCGGGCGCAGCTTCGGCGGCTGGATCACCTGGTTCCTGGTCGGCGGTGACCTCTACACGGCGTACACCTTCGTCGCGGTGCCGGCGCTGATCTTCGGCGCCGGTGCGGCCGGGTTCTTCGCCGTGCCGTACACCATCGTCATCTACCCGATGGTGTTCCTGGTGCTGGTCCGGCTCTGGTCGGTGTCGCACCGGCACGGCTTCGTCACCCCGGCCGACTTCGTCCGCAAGCGCTTCGACTCACCGGTGCTGGCCCTGCTCGTCGCGATCACCGGGATCGTCGCCACCATGCCGTACATCGCGCTGCAACTGGTCGGCATCGAGGCGGTGCTCAAGACGATGGGCGTGAGCGGGGAGAGCGCGCTGGCCCGGCACCTGCCGATCATCGTGGCGTTCGCCATCCTCGCCGCCTACACCTACCAGTCCGGGCTGCGGGCACCCGCCCTGATCGCGTTCGTCAAGGACACCCTCATCTACGTCGTCATCCTGGTGGCGGTGCTCTACCTGCCCTACAAACTGGGCGGCTGGGGGGAGATCTTCGACGCGGCGGACGCGAAGTTCGCCGCCTCGGAGAACCCGAACGACGGCATCCTGCTCAATGCCAACAACCAGCTCCAGTACGTCACCCTGGCGTTCGGCTCGGCGCTGGCGCTGTTCCTCTACCCGCACAGCATCACCGGCGTGCTGGCCAGCCGGAACCGGAACGTGATCAAGCGGAACATGTCCGCGCTGCCCGCGTACAGCCTGCTGCTCGGGCTGATCGCGCTGCTCGGCTACATGGCCATCGCCGCCGGGGTGAAGCCGCTGCCCGGCGCGAAGGAGGGCACGGTCGACAGCAACACCGTCGTGCCGGTCCTGTTCGACCAGGCGTTCCCGGACTGGTTCGCCGGCGTGGCGTACGCGGCCATCGGCATCGGCGCCCTGGTGCCGGCGGCGATCATGTCGATCGCGGCAGCCAACCTGTTCACCCGCAACATCTACAAGGAGTACCTGAAGCGGGACGCCAGCCCGGCGCAGGAGGCGCACGTCTCCAAGATCACTTCCCTCGTGGTGAAGGTCGGCGCGGTCGCCTGCATCGTCTTCCTCGACCCGCAGTTCTCCATCGACCTGCAACTCATCGGCGGCGTGATCATCCTCCAGACACTGCCCGCCGTGGCGCTCGGCCTCTACACCCGCTGGTTCCACCGGGGCGCGCTGATCGCCGGCTGGGCCGTCGGCATGGGGCTCGGGATGTGGATGCTCTACCAGATCCCCAACGCGGCGACCGGTCGGAAGCACTTCGGCGGCTCGGCCTTCCCGCTGGCCGAGTTCGGCTTCGACACCAAGAAGACGATCTATGTCGGCATGGTGGCGGTGCTGGCCAACCTGCTCGTCGCCGCCCTCGGCACGCTCCTGCTACGGGCCGCCAAGGTGGCCGAGGGCACCGACGGCACCACACCCGACGACTACTTCGCCGACGAGGGCGACCCCCGCGTCAGCCCCGGCCCGAACGCCGACGCCGACGCCGCTCCGGAACCCGTCGCCTGA
- a CDS encoding sulfite exporter TauE/SafE family protein: protein MDVYDVALLLVAGLAAGTVNAVAGGGSLITFPALIAVGLPPVAANVSNSVAVCPGYLASVAGSWRDLPPRRTVVALLPTAVLGTTIGALLLLNTPARAFELVVPFLVLGATAVLAFQDPLRRLVGHPRDLGTRRRVVTLQTMVLLGTVYGGYFGAALGVMLIAGLALVLDETLARVSASKNLLSAVVGLTTVGIFAAFGPLDWAAVAVVAPATLVGGYAGARLVRRLPPVVLKSLIVVFGTVIGGYLLYRALR, encoded by the coding sequence ATGGATGTCTACGACGTCGCGTTGCTGCTCGTCGCCGGTCTCGCCGCGGGCACGGTCAACGCGGTGGCCGGCGGGGGTTCGCTGATCACCTTCCCCGCGTTGATCGCGGTGGGCCTGCCGCCGGTGGCGGCGAACGTGAGCAACTCGGTGGCCGTGTGCCCCGGCTACCTGGCGAGCGTGGCGGGGAGTTGGCGGGACCTGCCGCCCCGGCGCACGGTGGTGGCGCTGCTGCCCACCGCCGTGCTCGGTACGACGATCGGGGCGCTCCTGCTGCTGAACACGCCGGCCCGGGCGTTCGAGCTGGTCGTACCGTTCCTGGTGCTCGGGGCGACGGCGGTGCTGGCGTTCCAGGATCCGCTGCGCCGGCTGGTGGGCCATCCGCGTGACCTGGGTACGCGCCGCCGGGTGGTCACGCTCCAGACGATGGTCCTGCTCGGCACGGTGTACGGGGGCTACTTCGGTGCCGCGCTCGGGGTGATGCTGATCGCCGGGCTGGCCCTGGTGCTGGACGAGACACTGGCCCGGGTGTCGGCGTCGAAGAACCTGCTCTCGGCGGTGGTCGGGCTGACCACGGTGGGGATCTTCGCCGCCTTCGGGCCGCTGGACTGGGCTGCGGTGGCGGTGGTCGCCCCGGCGACGCTGGTCGGCGGGTACGCGGGCGCGCGGCTGGTGCGCCGGCTGCCACCGGTGGTGTTGAAGTCCCTGATCGTGGTCTTCGGCACGGTGATCGGCGGCTACCTGCTCTACCGCGCGCTCCGCTGA
- a CDS encoding bifunctional RNase H/acid phosphatase codes for MSLAAVVVEADGGSRGNPGPAGYGAVVRDATTGEVLTERSEAIGTATNNVAEYRGLIAGLTAAAELGATRVEARMDSKLVVEQMSGRWQIKNPGLRPLAAEAAVLVRRFAAVTFTWIPRERNRHADALANAAMDAAAGRGPSGPTVTAPRIVEPPREVAAPDSPARAAARDAAARAAGKATAGAGADPATAPASWEPRGTSEATRLILVRHGQTEWTAQRRYSGRGDVPLSERGRDQARATAARVAALAPTVAAVVSSPLSRCTATARPIAAALGKVPLRTSDDLVECDFGAWEGRTFAEVREEWPGELDAWLASTAVAPPDGESFADVTVRVRRALDGLLAAYPGETVVVVSHVSPIKILLRDALAAGDAFLHRLYLDPAGVSVLDVWADGGVAVRSVNDTAHLG; via the coding sequence GTGAGCCTGGCCGCGGTGGTCGTCGAGGCCGACGGGGGCTCCCGGGGCAACCCGGGCCCGGCCGGCTACGGCGCGGTGGTCCGCGACGCGACCACCGGTGAGGTGCTGACCGAACGCTCCGAGGCGATCGGCACCGCCACCAACAACGTAGCCGAGTACCGGGGCCTCATCGCCGGGCTGACCGCCGCCGCCGAGCTCGGCGCGACCCGGGTCGAGGCACGGATGGACTCCAAGCTGGTCGTCGAGCAGATGTCCGGCCGTTGGCAGATCAAGAACCCGGGGTTGCGTCCGTTGGCCGCCGAGGCCGCCGTGCTGGTCCGCCGCTTCGCGGCGGTGACCTTCACCTGGATCCCCCGGGAACGCAACCGGCACGCCGACGCCCTGGCCAACGCGGCGATGGACGCGGCCGCCGGCCGAGGGCCGTCCGGTCCGACCGTCACGGCTCCCCGGATCGTCGAGCCGCCCCGCGAGGTGGCCGCCCCGGACTCGCCCGCCCGGGCCGCCGCGCGGGACGCCGCCGCCCGCGCCGCCGGGAAGGCGACGGCGGGTGCGGGCGCCGATCCGGCGACCGCACCCGCCTCGTGGGAGCCGCGCGGCACCAGCGAGGCGACCCGGCTGATCCTGGTCCGGCACGGTCAGACCGAGTGGACCGCGCAGCGCCGCTACTCCGGCCGGGGCGACGTGCCGCTGTCGGAGCGGGGACGGGACCAGGCCCGGGCCACCGCCGCCCGGGTGGCCGCCCTCGCGCCGACCGTCGCGGCCGTGGTCAGCTCACCCCTGTCCCGCTGTACGGCCACCGCCCGACCGATCGCCGCCGCGCTCGGCAAGGTTCCGCTGCGTACCTCCGACGACCTGGTCGAGTGCGACTTCGGGGCCTGGGAGGGACGCACCTTCGCCGAGGTGCGCGAGGAGTGGCCCGGAGAGCTGGACGCGTGGCTCGCCTCCACGGCGGTGGCCCCGCCGGACGGGGAGTCGTTCGCCGACGTCACCGTTCGGGTGCGCCGGGCGCTGGACGGGCTGCTCGCCGCGTATCCGGGGGAGACCGTGGTGGTCGTCTCGCACGTCTCCCCGATCAAGATCCTCCTTCGGGACGCGTTGGCTGCCGGGGACGCCTTCCTGCACCGGCTCTACCTCGACCCGGCCGGGGTGTCGGTGCTCGACGTCTGGGCCGACGGCGGGGTGGCCGTCCGGTCCGTCAACGACACCGCCCACCTCGGCTGA
- a CDS encoding zinc ribbon domain-containing protein has protein sequence MKAEPAVQRRLLDLQAIDTALAQLAHRRRTLPERAELEALARELSTLEDQRVRAQVAVDDLDRDIARLEKDVDQVRTRKGRNEDRLAAGTGPARELEALQHELTSLNRRQSDLEDAELELMEQRETAQAVLDGVEQRLAEAREKRAETERRRDESLAEIAKEEEFRRSARQPLAADLPAELVTLYDKIRESTGLGAALLRGGRCGGCRLDLSGADRTRIAKAAPDEVVRCEECRRIMVRTNESGL, from the coding sequence GTGAAGGCTGAACCGGCAGTCCAACGCCGCCTGCTCGACCTCCAGGCGATCGACACCGCCCTGGCCCAGCTCGCCCACCGTCGGCGCACCCTGCCCGAGCGCGCCGAACTGGAGGCCCTGGCCCGGGAGCTGTCCACCCTGGAGGACCAGCGGGTCCGCGCCCAGGTGGCGGTGGACGACCTCGACCGGGACATCGCCCGGCTGGAGAAGGACGTCGACCAGGTCCGTACCCGCAAGGGTCGTAACGAGGACCGGCTCGCCGCCGGCACCGGCCCGGCCCGGGAACTGGAGGCGCTCCAGCACGAGCTGACCTCGCTCAACCGGCGGCAGAGCGACCTGGAGGACGCCGAGCTGGAGCTGATGGAGCAGCGGGAGACCGCGCAGGCCGTCCTCGACGGGGTCGAGCAGCGGCTGGCGGAGGCGCGCGAGAAGCGCGCGGAGACCGAGCGGCGGCGCGACGAGAGCCTGGCCGAGATCGCCAAGGAGGAAGAGTTCCGGCGCTCCGCCCGGCAGCCGCTCGCCGCCGACCTGCCGGCCGAGCTGGTCACCCTCTACGACAAGATCCGCGAGTCGACCGGGCTGGGCGCGGCCCTGCTGCGCGGGGGCCGCTGCGGCGGCTGCCGCCTCGACCTCTCCGGAGCCGACCGGACCAGGATCGCCAAGGCCGCCCCGGACGAGGTGGTCCGCTGCGAGGAATGTCGTCGGATCATGGTCCGCACGAACGAATCCGGCCTGTGA
- a CDS encoding TIGR02710 family CRISPR-associated CARF protein has translation MGTSFVDRAAQMARIQRGDERYGEGSAALQATRFYLDHLLDEAVRRARAASVLPTRRVDLLISLCGFAATPTVLASELLQPRRLLVLRSKDAAESVNLIGGHLVMSGKLDFETFQHETVDPSDPLDMYAKISKWLGGRDGRDAVIDITGGRKVMSAAAALAAWQLNLRMTYVENRYDPVTRKPLPGEDRLITLDNPTTLFGDQEMQRALETFRSGAYEAARQRYAEICERVAVPGRARLMRSVAELYRTWCDLDLPALPAAVAGVRDSLPAVQREVSPALTGTLHAQLAFAERLAAGEPTAFVVCFYLLGRHYQQVSRHDFAALLFYRTIEACLTSRLRARYPGFDPDNCDYGLIDAPDRVRRRYQELGRALGSGLTQGPPAKMTLFAAAQLLVAEADDMMATAGFTDASGTPDLGRLQRLQERTRARNKSVLAHGTAAISASDTDELRKEAAELLTGYWARHGDGGDLDNLLAELRFLRVDR, from the coding sequence ATGGGCACGTCCTTTGTAGACCGCGCGGCGCAGATGGCCCGGATCCAACGCGGTGACGAGCGCTACGGCGAGGGCAGTGCCGCGCTCCAGGCCACCCGGTTCTATTTGGACCACCTCCTCGACGAGGCCGTCCGGCGGGCCCGCGCGGCGAGCGTCCTGCCGACCCGCCGGGTCGACCTGCTGATCAGCCTCTGCGGATTCGCCGCCACCCCCACCGTGCTGGCCTCCGAGCTGCTCCAGCCGCGTCGGCTGCTGGTGCTGCGCTCCAAGGACGCGGCGGAGAGCGTCAACCTCATCGGCGGGCACCTGGTGATGAGCGGCAAGCTCGACTTCGAGACCTTCCAGCACGAGACCGTCGACCCGAGTGACCCGCTCGACATGTACGCCAAGATCTCCAAGTGGCTCGGCGGGCGGGACGGCCGGGACGCGGTCATCGACATCACCGGCGGACGGAAGGTGATGAGCGCGGCGGCGGCCCTGGCAGCGTGGCAGCTCAACCTGCGCATGACGTACGTGGAGAACCGCTACGACCCGGTCACCCGCAAACCGCTGCCCGGCGAGGACCGCCTGATCACGCTGGACAACCCGACCACGCTCTTCGGTGACCAGGAGATGCAGCGGGCGTTGGAGACCTTCCGGTCCGGGGCGTACGAGGCGGCCCGGCAGCGCTACGCGGAGATCTGCGAGCGGGTGGCCGTGCCCGGGCGGGCGCGGCTGATGCGGTCCGTCGCCGAGCTCTACCGCACCTGGTGCGACCTGGACCTGCCCGCCCTGCCGGCGGCGGTGGCCGGGGTGCGCGACAGCCTGCCGGCCGTACAGCGCGAGGTGTCACCGGCGTTGACCGGGACGTTGCACGCTCAGCTCGCCTTCGCCGAGCGGTTGGCCGCCGGCGAGCCGACCGCCTTCGTGGTCTGCTTCTACCTGCTGGGCCGGCACTACCAGCAGGTGAGCCGGCACGACTTCGCCGCGCTGCTCTTCTACCGCACCATCGAGGCGTGCCTGACCAGCCGCCTGCGGGCGCGGTACCCCGGCTTCGACCCGGACAACTGCGACTACGGCCTGATCGACGCGCCCGACCGGGTGAGACGCCGCTACCAGGAACTCGGCCGGGCGTTGGGCAGCGGCCTGACCCAGGGGCCACCGGCGAAGATGACGCTCTTCGCGGCGGCGCAGCTCCTGGTCGCCGAGGCGGACGACATGATGGCCACCGCCGGCTTCACCGACGCGTCCGGGACGCCGGACCTGGGCCGGTTGCAGCGGCTCCAGGAGCGAACGAGGGCGCGGAACAAGTCGGTCCTGGCGCACGGTACGGCCGCGATCTCCGCCTCGGACACCGACGAGCTGCGCAAGGAGGCCGCCGAGCTGTTGACCGGGTACTGGGCCCGGCACGGCGACGGCGGTGACCTCGACAACCTCCTGGCGGAGCTGCGCTTCCTGCGAGTGGACCGGTGA
- a CDS encoding VOC family protein, which produces MASVRQVQITFDCADPERVARFWCEVLGYVVPPPPQGFATWDDYDRTLPPGRQGSSFACMDPSGVGPRLFFQRVPEGKVVKNRLHLDVRVGTGLVGEERVAALEAECARLVALGAVRVRLLLADDENESCLVMQDVEGNEFCLD; this is translated from the coding sequence ATGGCGTCGGTCAGGCAGGTCCAGATCACCTTCGACTGCGCAGACCCCGAGCGCGTCGCTCGTTTCTGGTGCGAGGTGTTGGGGTACGTCGTACCGCCGCCACCGCAGGGCTTCGCCACCTGGGACGACTACGATCGCACGCTGCCGCCGGGGCGGCAGGGTTCGTCCTTCGCGTGCATGGATCCCTCAGGCGTCGGCCCGCGACTGTTCTTCCAGCGCGTTCCGGAAGGCAAGGTCGTCAAGAACCGGCTGCATCTCGACGTGCGGGTCGGCACCGGGCTCGTGGGTGAGGAGCGCGTGGCCGCACTCGAGGCCGAATGCGCACGACTCGTCGCGCTCGGCGCGGTCCGCGTGCGGCTACTGCTCGCCGACGACGAGAACGAGTCGTGCCTCGTGATGCAGGACGTCGAGGGCAACGAGTTCTGTCTCGACTGA